One Streptococcus sp. S1 DNA window includes the following coding sequences:
- a CDS encoding shikimate kinase gives MAKILLGFMGAGKTTVGRILDPKFYDMDELIVEEIGMSINDYFEVEGEDAFRHREAEMLERLLENEAAIISPGGGIVVNPHNRALLENNPHNIYLRVDFETLYRRIQNDKAIQRPLFLNNTKEEFKKIFDGRLPLYEDIATHIVDVEDKTPEEIAEIIRCL, from the coding sequence ATGGCTAAAATTTTACTTGGTTTTATGGGAGCTGGGAAAACGACCGTTGGTCGCATTCTTGATCCAAAGTTCTATGATATGGATGAATTAATTGTTGAAGAGATCGGTATGTCGATTAATGACTATTTTGAAGTTGAAGGAGAAGACGCCTTTCGTCATCGTGAAGCTGAGATGTTAGAGCGCTTATTGGAAAATGAAGCGGCCATCATTTCTCCTGGAGGCGGGATTGTGGTCAATCCTCATAACCGTGCACTTTTAGAAAATAATCCGCACAACATTTATCTGCGAGTAGATTTTGAAACCTTGTACAGACGGATTCAAAATGACAAAGCCATCCAACGTCCCCTCTTTTTAAACAACACCAAAGAAGAATTCAAGAAGATTTTTGATGGACGTTTACCTTTGTATGAGGATATTGCAACTCATATTGTGGATGTCGAGGACAAAACACCTGAAGAAATTGCGGAGATTATTCGATGCTTGTAG
- the aroA gene encoding 3-phosphoshikimate 1-carboxyvinyltransferase produces the protein MKLRTNSKGLKGTIRVPGDKSISHRSIIFGSLAKGETKVYDILRGEDVLSTIQVFRDLGVSIQDDGDVIRIQGVGFQGLQAPTAPLDMGNSGTSIRLISGVLAGQDFAVTMVGDDSLSKRPMDRVAIPLRQMGVEIAGQGDRDCPPLHEKGTHQLKPIHYRLPVASAQVKSALIFAALQAEGESTIIEKEKTRDHTEDMIRQFGGEILVDGKIIRIKGGQEFQGQEVIVPGDISSAAFWLVAGLILPESAIKIESVGINQTRTGILDVIQEMGGDLAIEDRDEKAVSASLTVKTSSLKGIRIDGELIPRLIDELPIIALLATQANGQTVIADAEELRVKETDRIQVVADSLNAMGANVVPTKDGMIITGPTPLHGADLETFGDHRIGMMAAIAALLVRDGNVMLDRAEAINTSYPSFFEDLETFLHG, from the coding sequence ATGAAATTAAGAACCAATAGCAAGGGTCTAAAGGGCACCATTCGTGTCCCTGGTGACAAATCCATCAGTCACCGATCCATTATTTTTGGAAGTCTCGCAAAAGGCGAAACCAAGGTCTATGATATCTTGCGAGGCGAAGATGTGCTTTCTACCATCCAGGTGTTTCGAGATTTAGGAGTCTCCATCCAAGATGACGGGGATGTGATTCGGATTCAAGGAGTAGGCTTTCAAGGTCTTCAAGCTCCGACCGCTCCCCTTGATATGGGCAATTCAGGAACTTCTATTCGTTTGATTTCAGGTGTCTTAGCAGGTCAGGATTTTGCTGTGACCATGGTTGGAGACGACAGCCTTTCCAAACGGCCCATGGATCGTGTGGCGATCCCACTGCGTCAGATGGGGGTAGAGATTGCTGGTCAGGGAGATCGCGATTGCCCACCTTTACATGAAAAAGGGACCCATCAGCTCAAACCGATTCATTACCGTTTGCCAGTGGCATCGGCTCAAGTCAAGTCTGCTCTCATTTTTGCGGCTTTACAGGCTGAGGGTGAATCAACGATTATCGAGAAGGAAAAGACGCGTGACCATACGGAAGATATGATTCGCCAATTTGGCGGAGAGATCCTGGTGGATGGAAAAATCATCCGCATCAAAGGTGGACAAGAGTTCCAAGGTCAAGAAGTCATCGTTCCTGGAGATATTTCCAGTGCAGCCTTTTGGTTAGTGGCAGGCCTCATCCTACCAGAGAGTGCGATTAAGATTGAAAGTGTTGGCATCAACCAAACGCGGACAGGGATTCTCGATGTGATTCAAGAAATGGGGGGAGATCTCGCCATTGAGGATCGCGATGAAAAAGCGGTCTCTGCAAGTCTCACGGTTAAGACTTCGTCCTTAAAAGGGATTCGGATTGATGGGGAGTTGATTCCACGCTTGATTGATGAATTGCCGATTATTGCTTTACTAGCGACACAGGCAAATGGTCAGACAGTGATTGCGGATGCTGAGGAGCTTCGTGTGAAAGAAACGGACCGCATCCAGGTCGTAGCAGATAGCCTCAATGCTATGGGAGCCAATGTCGTGCCAACGAAAGACGGCATGATTATCACTGGACCGACTCCCCTACATGGAGCAGACTTAGAGACCTTTGGAGATCACCGGATTGGGATGATGGCTGCCATTGCTGCCTTATTGGTGAGAGATGGAAATGTGATGCTGGATCGAGCAGAGGCCATCAACACCAGTTACCCTAGTTTTTTTGAAGATTTGGAGACATTTCTGCATGGCTAA
- a CDS encoding YlbF/YmcA family competence regulator codes for MANIYDVANELSRTLRDLPEYKAVVESKEAIEANPEAKTLFDEYVAFQNQLQGLMQSGQLPTEAVQQEMKDYMEKIQASPIVNEFFTKQQQLSIYLADLEKIIFEPIQDLYK; via the coding sequence ATGGCAAATATTTATGATGTAGCAAACGAACTCTCTCGGACACTGCGAGACCTTCCTGAATACAAGGCTGTCGTAGAAAGCAAAGAAGCGATTGAAGCAAATCCAGAAGCGAAAACCTTGTTTGACGAATACGTCGCTTTCCAAAATCAATTGCAAGGCTTGATGCAATCCGGTCAACTTCCAACAGAAGCTGTGCAACAAGAAATGAAGGACTATATGGAAAAAATCCAAGCAAGTCCGATTGTGAATGAATTTTTCACCAAACAACAACAATTGTCTATTTATCTTGCAGATCTTGAAAAGATCATCTTTGAGCCGATTCAAGATTTATACAAATAA
- a CDS encoding prephenate dehydrogenase: MEKKVVYIAGLGLIGASLALGIKRAHPHVTILGYNRSEASRTIALERGMVDQVTDDFEAFAPLADIIILSLPIKQTKSYLETLAGLNLKDQVLVTDASSTKAEIVAQAEKVFTDKAVRFVGGHPMAGSHKTGAAAADATLFENAYYIFTPSGLTTEGAMEELKELLSGLGSRFIEIDAEEHDRVTSQISHFPHILASTLVEQAVAYGEEHEMTRRFAAGGFRDMTRIAESEPSMWTSILLSNPQAILERIADFKDRLDQVAETIQADNEKAIWSFFHEGRKHRKEMQIHQRAGRDSAYDLFIDVPDKEGVILEILQLLQGISLVNIHINEENREDIHGILQLTFKNAEDQERAQALISQATSYTVLAR; encoded by the coding sequence TTGGAGAAGAAAGTTGTTTATATTGCAGGGTTGGGCTTGATTGGTGCTTCACTTGCGCTAGGCATTAAGAGGGCCCACCCACATGTGACTATTCTTGGGTACAATCGAAGTGAAGCCTCTCGAACCATCGCCCTTGAAAGAGGAATGGTGGATCAAGTGACGGATGATTTCGAAGCCTTTGCCCCTTTAGCGGATATTATTATTTTGTCGCTTCCGATTAAGCAAACCAAGTCTTACTTAGAAACCTTAGCTGGCCTGAATTTGAAAGACCAGGTACTGGTGACAGATGCAAGCTCTACCAAGGCAGAAATTGTCGCACAAGCTGAAAAGGTATTTACAGACAAGGCTGTTCGCTTTGTGGGAGGACACCCCATGGCTGGTAGTCATAAGACAGGTGCTGCAGCAGCAGATGCAACCTTATTTGAAAACGCCTATTATATTTTTACTCCTTCAGGCTTGACCACAGAAGGTGCCATGGAAGAGTTGAAAGAGCTTCTGAGTGGATTGGGATCTCGATTTATTGAAATCGACGCCGAGGAACACGATCGGGTGACTTCCCAGATCAGCCATTTTCCTCATATTTTAGCTTCGACTCTGGTCGAGCAGGCCGTAGCTTATGGGGAAGAGCATGAAATGACCCGCCGTTTTGCGGCTGGTGGCTTTCGAGATATGACACGGATTGCGGAAAGTGAGCCAAGTATGTGGACTTCTATTCTCTTGTCCAACCCTCAAGCGATATTAGAGCGGATTGCAGATTTCAAAGACCGTTTGGATCAGGTGGCTGAGACCATTCAAGCAGATAACGAAAAGGCCATTTGGTCCTTTTTCCATGAGGGGCGCAAGCACCGAAAAGAAATGCAGATCCATCAGCGTGCTGGACGCGATAGTGCCTATGATCTCTTTATCGATGTCCCCGATAAGGAAGGTGTGATCCTCGAAATATTACAACTCCTACAAGGGATTTCCTTGGTCAATATTCACATCAATGAAGAGAATCGGGAGGACATCCATGGGATTTTACAGTTGACCTTTAAAAATGCAGAAGATCAGGAGCGGGCCCAAGCATTGATCAGCCAGGCGACGTCTTATACCGTCCTTGCTCGCTAG
- the aroC gene encoding chorismate synthase has protein sequence MRYLTAGESHGPRLTAIIEGVPAGLPLSEEDINKELKRRQGGYGRGARMKIESDRVEITSGVRHGLTMGGPITLNVTNLDHQKWLEIMNVAPIEDKKKNLRKITKPRPGHADLVGGMKYRFDDLRNSLERSSARETTMRVAVGAVAKRILEEIGVEVVSHIVNFGGIKIAIPENLTVSEIKEKAAKSEVSIVVPEQEEAVKAYIDQVKKDGDTIGGIVETLVGGVPVGLGSYVQWDKKLDAKIAQGVVSINAFKGVEFGLGFDAGRLKGSQVMDEIIWSEEAGYTRRTNNLGGFEGGMTNGEPILIRGVMKPIPTLYKPLMSVDIETHEPYKATVERSDPTALPAAGVVMEAVVATVLATEVLEKFSSDNLEELKEAVAKHREFTKNF, from the coding sequence ATGAGATATTTAACAGCAGGGGAGTCCCATGGCCCTCGACTAACAGCCATCATCGAAGGGGTTCCTGCAGGCCTTCCTTTATCTGAAGAGGATATTAATAAAGAGCTCAAACGTCGACAAGGTGGCTATGGTCGTGGTGCTCGGATGAAAATTGAGAGTGATCGTGTCGAGATCACATCAGGGGTCCGTCATGGCTTGACCATGGGAGGTCCGATTACTCTGAATGTGACCAATCTGGATCACCAAAAATGGCTGGAGATCATGAATGTAGCACCGATCGAAGACAAAAAGAAAAATCTGCGTAAGATTACCAAGCCACGTCCTGGTCATGCCGATCTAGTCGGAGGGATGAAATACCGTTTTGACGATCTTCGTAATTCGCTCGAACGTTCTTCTGCCCGTGAGACGACCATGCGTGTAGCCGTTGGTGCAGTTGCTAAACGGATTTTAGAAGAAATCGGCGTTGAAGTGGTCAGCCACATTGTTAATTTTGGGGGAATCAAGATTGCAATTCCCGAGAATCTAACCGTTTCAGAAATCAAGGAAAAAGCAGCGAAGTCGGAAGTTTCGATCGTTGTGCCAGAACAAGAAGAAGCCGTTAAGGCTTACATTGACCAAGTGAAAAAAGATGGTGATACCATCGGGGGAATTGTGGAAACCTTGGTTGGTGGTGTGCCTGTTGGACTAGGATCCTATGTGCAATGGGACAAGAAATTGGATGCCAAAATCGCTCAAGGGGTGGTCTCTATCAATGCCTTTAAGGGTGTTGAGTTTGGCCTTGGTTTTGACGCAGGTCGCCTAAAAGGCAGTCAAGTCATGGATGAAATCATCTGGTCTGAAGAAGCTGGCTATACCCGTCGCACCAATAATCTTGGTGGTTTTGAAGGGGGGATGACCAACGGAGAGCCCATTCTGATTCGTGGCGTCATGAAGCCTATTCCGACCCTCTACAAACCTTTGATGAGTGTGGATATTGAGACCCATGAGCCCTATAAGGCAACGGTTGAGCGCAGCGACCCAACGGCTCTACCAGCTGCAGGAGTGGTAATGGAAGCAGTGGTCGCAACGGTCCTTGCTACAGAAGTGCTTGAAAAATTCTCATCCGATAACTTGGAAGAATTGAAAGAAGCTGTTGCTAAGCACCGGGAATTTACGAAGAATTTTTAA
- the aroB gene encoding 3-dehydroquinate synthase, with translation MNVSVPIPGHSYDIVIERGGLNQVGDWLRTLWGDKKVAIISDNRVAKLYASIIEKSLEKAGFQVVRFEFLQGEASKNLTTVSKVYDFLATQGMTRSDGIVALGGGVVGDLAGFAASTYMRGISFVQIPTSLTAQVDSSIGGKTGVNTALAKNMVGTFAQPDGVFIDPEVLSTLGQRELIEGMGEVIKYGLIQDTELWEELEAMNGSVESILEHAESIISHSCLVKRDHVVADELDNGIRLYLNFGHTIGHAIEATAGYGQVMHGEAVSMGMVQLSRIAEEKGLMPKGITQKIEEMCRKFGLPVTCENWNKDALYQALTHDKKARGTNLKLVIVPELGQAAIHQIPLQEMKDFLERKE, from the coding sequence ATGAACGTATCGGTACCTATTCCAGGACATTCCTATGATATTGTGATTGAAAGAGGTGGTCTCAACCAGGTTGGAGACTGGTTGCGCACTCTTTGGGGCGATAAAAAAGTCGCCATTATTTCCGATAACCGCGTGGCTAAGCTATATGCCTCTATCATAGAGAAGAGCCTTGAGAAAGCTGGATTTCAAGTGGTGCGCTTTGAGTTTCTTCAAGGGGAAGCCAGTAAGAATCTAACCACTGTTTCAAAAGTCTATGACTTTCTAGCTACCCAGGGCATGACGCGCAGTGATGGAATCGTTGCTCTTGGGGGTGGCGTAGTTGGTGATTTGGCTGGTTTTGCTGCCTCGACCTATATGCGGGGAATTTCCTTTGTTCAGATCCCGACTAGCTTGACGGCACAGGTGGATTCTTCTATCGGGGGAAAGACTGGAGTCAACACAGCACTTGCCAAAAACATGGTAGGAACTTTTGCCCAACCAGATGGTGTGTTTATTGACCCTGAAGTGTTAAGCACATTGGGGCAACGTGAATTGATCGAGGGGATGGGCGAAGTCATCAAGTATGGTCTCATCCAAGATACTGAACTTTGGGAAGAATTGGAAGCTATGAATGGTTCTGTTGAGAGTATTTTAGAGCATGCAGAGAGCATCATTTCTCATTCTTGCCTGGTCAAGCGAGACCATGTTGTAGCAGATGAGCTGGACAATGGCATTCGACTGTATCTCAATTTTGGGCATACCATTGGGCATGCCATTGAAGCGACAGCTGGTTATGGGCAGGTTATGCATGGAGAAGCTGTCAGTATGGGTATGGTGCAGCTGTCCCGAATTGCAGAAGAAAAGGGCTTGATGCCAAAAGGAATCACTCAAAAAATCGAAGAAATGTGCCGGAAATTTGGCCTTCCGGTGACCTGTGAGAACTGGAATAAAGACGCCCTTTATCAAGCCTTGACTCATGACAAAAAAGCGCGTGGGACGAACTTGAAATTAGTAATTGTTCCAGAGTTGGGGCAAGCAGCGATTCATCAAATCCCTCTTCAAGAAATGAAGGACTTTTTAGAAAGAAAGGAATAA
- the aroE gene encoding shikimate dehydrogenase — MRIDGYTRMAAVIAHPIRHSISPFIHNLAYELTATNAAYLAWDIAEEDLESTISQIRKLDMIGANISMPYKQKVFPYLDEVDEMARKIGSVNTIVHRDGKLKGYNTDGIGFFRSLPPAFSIKGKTMVLLGAGGAALAIIAQAIHLGVKRILVFVREERLVHYRSIVQLIEDGFDFLIELYAIEKDEEVQNSFHQADLILNATGVGMDGHSLPIASHLTFPPKALIVEMAYYPAVTPFLQLAVNQGNQRVNGLGMLFYQAEAAFELMTGKVFPTESVWEALTTEYRQFVCD; from the coding sequence ATGAGGATTGACGGATATACTCGGATGGCAGCGGTCATTGCCCATCCCATTCGTCATAGTATCTCTCCTTTCATTCATAATCTAGCCTATGAATTAACAGCGACCAATGCTGCTTATCTAGCTTGGGATATTGCTGAAGAAGACTTAGAAAGCACCATCAGCCAAATTCGTAAGTTGGATATGATTGGGGCCAATATCTCCATGCCCTACAAGCAGAAGGTCTTTCCTTATTTAGATGAAGTGGATGAGATGGCCCGAAAGATCGGTTCTGTTAATACCATTGTTCACCGTGACGGCAAGCTTAAAGGCTATAATACGGATGGGATTGGTTTCTTTCGTAGTTTACCTCCTGCTTTCTCTATTAAGGGAAAAACAATGGTTCTCTTAGGTGCAGGTGGTGCAGCTTTAGCGATTATTGCACAGGCGATTCATCTAGGTGTAAAACGTATCCTTGTCTTTGTGAGAGAGGAAAGATTGGTTCATTATCGTTCAATAGTTCAGTTGATTGAAGATGGCTTTGATTTTTTGATAGAATTGTATGCGATTGAGAAAGATGAAGAAGTTCAAAACTCTTTTCATCAAGCTGATCTCATCTTAAATGCCACTGGTGTTGGGATGGATGGTCATTCTCTTCCGATAGCGAGTCACTTGACCTTTCCCCCAAAGGCCTTAATCGTAGAGATGGCCTACTATCCGGCAGTGACCCCCTTTCTGCAATTAGCAGTGAATCAAGGAAACCAGAGGGTAAATGGGCTGGGAATGCTCTTTTATCAAGCTGAAGCAGCCTTTGAATTAATGACTGGGAAAGTATTTCCTACAGAGTCTGTATGGGAAGCATTGACAACAGAATATCGCCAATTTGTATGTGACTAA
- the aroD gene encoding type I 3-dehydroquinate dehydratase translates to MKLVVSIMPRSLEEAQQLDSSRYEDADVIEWRADFLEKSEILTVAPAVFEKFAGREILFTLRTRAEGGEMELTNEEYVGILKDIQSIYHPDYIDFEYYSHREVFEEMLEFSNLVLSYHNFQETPENMMEILSELTSFSPKLVKVSVMAHNEQDVLDLMNYTRGFKTLNPEQEYVTISMGKVGKISRLTADLTGSSWSYARVGEESAPGQIPLENMRRIRELLNED, encoded by the coding sequence ATGAAGTTAGTTGTTTCGATTATGCCTCGCTCCTTAGAAGAGGCGCAACAACTAGATAGTTCGCGTTACGAGGATGCGGATGTTATTGAGTGGCGTGCGGACTTTTTAGAAAAAAGCGAGATCTTAACTGTTGCTCCTGCAGTTTTTGAGAAATTTGCTGGACGCGAGATTTTATTCACCTTGCGGACTCGAGCTGAAGGTGGAGAGATGGAGCTGACCAACGAGGAATATGTTGGGATCCTGAAAGATATTCAATCCATCTATCATCCGGATTATATCGATTTCGAGTATTATAGTCACCGTGAAGTCTTTGAAGAGATGTTGGAATTTTCAAATCTTGTTCTCAGCTACCATAACTTCCAAGAAACTCCGGAAAATATGATGGAGATCTTATCGGAATTGACCAGCTTTTCTCCAAAATTAGTCAAGGTATCCGTTATGGCCCACAATGAACAAGATGTCCTTGATTTGATGAATTATACGCGTGGTTTCAAGACGCTGAATCCTGAGCAAGAGTATGTAACCATTTCCATGGGCAAGGTCGGGAAGATTTCGCGCTTGACAGCTGATTTGACAGGCTCTTCTTGGTCTTATGCTAGAGTCGGAGAGGAAAGTGCTCCAGGTCAAATCCCTCTTGAAAATATGAGAAGAATTCGGGAGTTATTGAATGAGGATTGA
- a CDS encoding class I SAM-dependent rRNA methyltransferase, with protein MKKLTVSRQVATKIKQGQSLLEKQDFDSLPALDQAVQLLSGDGQSLGVGYLSEQNKGIGWFVSQELVAFDQDFFKKLFIKAKQYRRSYYADETTTAFRLFNQEGDGFGGFTVDLYGEFVVFSWYNPFVFQIKETILAAFQEAFPEVRGGYEKIRFKGLDYESAHVYGEEAPQEFLILENGVSYQVFLNDGLMTGIFLDQHEVRGSLVEGLAAGKSLLNMFSYTAAFSVASAMGGAVETTSVDLAKRSRELSEAHFVANGLTLDAHRFVVMDVFDYYKYAKRHDLSYDVIVLDPPSFARNKKRTFSVAKDYHRLVSEAIEILHPGGTLILSTNAANVTKDKFKKQIEKGFQGRKHRYLAEYGLPGDFRWNKKEESSNYLKVFTIRVDV; from the coding sequence ATGAAAAAACTCACAGTCAGTCGCCAAGTCGCAACAAAAATCAAACAAGGACAATCTCTTCTTGAAAAGCAAGATTTTGACTCTCTTCCTGCTTTGGATCAAGCGGTTCAATTGCTTTCAGGAGATGGACAATCCCTCGGAGTCGGATACTTATCTGAACAAAATAAAGGGATTGGATGGTTTGTTTCGCAAGAGTTGGTCGCTTTTGATCAAGACTTTTTTAAAAAGCTTTTCATCAAAGCCAAGCAATACCGTCGTTCTTATTATGCGGATGAAACGACGACAGCCTTTCGTCTTTTCAACCAAGAGGGAGATGGTTTTGGTGGTTTCACGGTTGACTTGTATGGTGAGTTTGTTGTCTTTTCTTGGTACAATCCCTTCGTATTTCAGATCAAGGAAACCATTCTAGCGGCCTTTCAAGAGGCTTTTCCAGAAGTCCGAGGCGGCTATGAAAAGATTCGCTTTAAAGGCTTGGACTATGAATCGGCTCATGTCTATGGAGAAGAAGCTCCGCAAGAATTTTTGATTCTTGAAAATGGAGTCTCTTACCAAGTCTTTCTCAATGATGGTTTGATGACGGGAATCTTTTTGGATCAGCATGAAGTTCGAGGTAGCTTGGTAGAGGGATTAGCAGCTGGTAAGTCCTTGCTCAATATGTTCTCCTATACGGCAGCCTTCTCTGTGGCTTCGGCAATGGGTGGAGCAGTTGAGACAACGTCGGTCGATCTTGCTAAGAGAAGTAGAGAACTATCAGAAGCGCATTTTGTGGCAAATGGCTTGACGCTGGATGCTCATCGTTTTGTCGTGATGGATGTCTTTGACTATTACAAATATGCCAAACGCCATGACCTAAGCTATGATGTGATCGTGCTCGATCCGCCTAGCTTTGCGAGAAATAAAAAACGGACCTTTTCAGTCGCTAAAGATTACCATCGGTTGGTCAGCGAGGCCATTGAGATTTTACATCCAGGTGGGACCTTGATTCTCAGTACCAATGCGGCTAATGTGACCAAAGATAAATTTAAAAAACAGATCGAAAAAGGATTTCAAGGCCGTAAGCATCGCTATTTAGCGGAATACGGCCTTCCGGGAGATTTTCGGTGGAACAAGAAAGAAGAAAGTAGTAATTACTTAAAAGTATTTACAATTAGGGTGGATGTATGA
- a CDS encoding LTA synthase family protein, giving the protein MKKITNSILNFMSTRLGFVLTLLLLYWFKTMWAYSVDFNLDIQGPYQIFLAVINPLPISLLFIGLALYIKRTKLFYSLAFGIYLLLFIWLISNSIYYREFTDFVTVNTMLASSKVSAGLGAAALELFRPWDVIYILDFPILAFFFFKKWIRMDNRPFNKRASFAVTSLSAMLFSANLFLAEIDRPELLTRGFSNYYVVRALGLPAFLGYSANQTYAANKERSKASEEDLKPVEEYIQQHYAKPNPEYFGMAKGRNVIYIHLESFQQFLIDYKLKVDDKEYEVTPFLNSLYHSKETFSFSNVFNQVKAGKTSDAETMIETGLFGLNQGSFMVNYGGTNTQQAAPFILSKNGYNSSAVFHGNAGSFWNRNTAYKQWGYNYFFDASYFTKQNSSNSFQYGLNDKYMLKDSIKYLERLQQPFYTKFITVSNHYPYTTSLSGDDLGFPLAKTQDETINGYFATANYLDSSIKAFFDYLKESGLYKNSIIVLYGDHYGISNSRNPALAPLLGKNSETWSSYDNAMLQRVPYMVVIPGMDKGGIIDTFGGEIDMLPTLEHLLGIESNKFLQVGQDMLSPDHDQIVAFRSANYFVTPEYTSYSGRTYYTKTGEEITNPDENTKEQLDKIREAANLQLRISDSIQTGDLLRFFKGNDLGKVNPEDYSYTNSFKALKKIEKEKGDKSTSLYHQRGNQSTVDLFKAPTYKELHPEDDSSSSTETSSSSSK; this is encoded by the coding sequence GTGAAAAAAATTACGAATTCGATACTCAATTTCATGAGTACCAGACTAGGATTTGTCTTGACCCTTCTGCTGCTCTACTGGTTCAAAACCATGTGGGCCTATTCAGTTGATTTTAATTTAGACATTCAGGGACCGTATCAGATTTTTCTAGCAGTGATCAACCCATTGCCGATCAGTCTGCTCTTCATCGGTCTAGCACTCTATATCAAACGAACCAAGCTCTTTTATAGTTTGGCCTTTGGGATCTATCTTCTCTTATTTATTTGGTTGATTTCCAACTCCATCTATTATCGAGAGTTTACAGACTTTGTAACGGTTAATACCATGTTGGCTTCTAGCAAGGTTTCTGCTGGTTTAGGAGCCGCGGCTCTAGAATTGTTCCGCCCTTGGGATGTGATTTACATTCTAGATTTCCCGATTCTCGCTTTTTTCTTCTTTAAGAAATGGATTCGAATGGACAATCGTCCCTTCAATAAACGAGCTAGTTTTGCGGTTACCTCTTTATCTGCCATGCTCTTTTCGGCCAACCTTTTCCTTGCAGAAATTGACCGACCTGAGCTTTTGACTCGTGGGTTCTCAAACTACTATGTCGTCCGTGCCTTAGGCTTACCAGCCTTTCTGGGTTACAGCGCTAATCAGACCTATGCTGCCAACAAAGAGCGTTCCAAAGCCTCCGAAGAAGATTTAAAACCGGTTGAAGAATATATCCAACAGCATTATGCCAAGCCTAATCCTGAGTACTTTGGAATGGCTAAAGGCCGTAATGTCATCTACATTCACCTGGAAAGTTTCCAACAATTCTTGATCGATTACAAGTTGAAAGTAGATGATAAAGAATATGAAGTAACACCTTTCTTAAATTCACTTTACCACTCAAAGGAAACCTTTTCCTTTTCAAATGTCTTTAACCAAGTCAAGGCAGGGAAAACGTCCGATGCTGAGACCATGATTGAAACAGGCCTCTTCGGACTCAACCAAGGTTCCTTTATGGTGAACTATGGTGGAACCAATACCCAACAGGCTGCACCATTTATTCTTTCAAAAAATGGTTACAACTCGAGCGCTGTTTTCCACGGGAATGCTGGAAGTTTCTGGAACCGAAATACAGCCTATAAACAATGGGGCTACAATTATTTCTTTGATGCCAGCTACTTCACCAAACAAAACAGCAGTAATTCTTTCCAATATGGTCTCAATGACAAATACATGCTCAAAGATTCCATCAAATACCTTGAAAGATTGCAACAACCTTTCTATACGAAGTTCATTACAGTTTCCAACCACTATCCTTATACAACCAGCTTGTCAGGAGATGATCTTGGCTTCCCTTTAGCTAAGACACAGGACGAAACCATCAATGGCTATTTTGCGACCGCTAACTACCTAGATTCTTCGATCAAGGCCTTCTTTGATTACCTGAAAGAATCTGGTCTTTACAAAAATTCCATCATCGTCCTCTACGGAGACCACTACGGAATTTCAAACTCTCGCAACCCAGCTCTCGCTCCACTACTTGGCAAGAACTCTGAAACGTGGTCAAGCTATGACAATGCCATGTTGCAACGAGTGCCATATATGGTAGTCATTCCAGGTATGGATAAAGGAGGAATCATTGATACCTTTGGTGGCGAAATTGATATGCTCCCAACCTTGGAACACTTGCTGGGTATTGAGTCCAACAAATTCCTCCAGGTTGGTCAAGATATGCTCTCACCAGATCATGATCAAATCGTAGCCTTCCGATCCGCTAACTACTTTGTAACTCCAGAGTATACGAGTTACAGTGGTCGGACCTATTACACAAAAACAGGTGAGGAAATCACCAACCCAGATGAAAATACCAAGGAACAACTGGATAAAATCCGAGAAGCTGCTAACCTTCAATTGAGGATTAGCGATAGCATCCAAACGGGTGATCTCCTTCGCTTCTTCAAGGGCAATGATCTTGGAAAAGTCAATCCAGAAGATTATTCCTACACCAATTCCTTCAAGGCATTGAAGAAGATTGAAAAGGAAAAAGGTGACAAATCAACCAGCCTTTATCATCAACGTGGCAACCAGTCCACCGTTGATCTCTTCAAGGCACCAACTTATAAAGAATTGCACCCAGAAGACGATAGTTCTTCCTCAACAGAGACCAGTAGCAGTTCTTCTAAATAA